A stretch of Larus michahellis chromosome Z, bLarMic1.1, whole genome shotgun sequence DNA encodes these proteins:
- the GADD45G gene encoding growth arrest and DNA damage-inducible protein GADD45 gamma — MTLEEIHGPEPVPAGHDWMQGAGKALHELLVSAQRRGCLTAGVYESAKLMNVDPDNVAFCVLATDEDDEGDIALQIHFTLIQAFCCENDIDIVRVNDVAKLAAIVGPSEESGETRDLHCILITNPNEDGWKDPALEKLNLFCEERRNVNDWVPTITLPE; from the exons ATGACTCTGGAGGAGATCCACGGACCGGAGCCTGTGCCTGCGGGCCACGACTG GATGCAGGGCGCCGGCAAGGCCCTCCATGAGCTGCTGGTGTCGGCGCAGCGCCGCGGCTGCCTCACCGCCGGCGTCTATGAGTCGGCCAAGCTGATGAATGT TGATCCCGACAACGTAGCTTTCTGCGTGCTGGCTACAGACGAGGACGATGAGGGGGACATCGCTCTGCAGATCCACTTCACCCTGATCCAGGCCTTCTGCTGTGAGAATGACATTGACATAGTGCGGGTGAATGATGTGGCCAAGCTGGCGGCCATCGTGGGGCCCAGTGAGGAGTCTGGGGAGACGCGGGACCTCCACTGCATCCTTATCACG AACCCAAATGAAGATGGCTGGAAGGACCCAGCTCTAGAAAAGCTGAACTTGTTTTGTGAAGAGAGACGAAATGTCAATGACTGGGTGCCAACTATCACCCTGCCTGAGTGA